One stretch of Pelmatolapia mariae isolate MD_Pm_ZW linkage group LG3_W, Pm_UMD_F_2, whole genome shotgun sequence DNA includes these proteins:
- the wrap53 gene encoding telomerase Cajal body protein 1 isoform X1: MSDSAGGGESGGGAGQDSEADNEPPQQPPPLLPGGAGEISEEGASPSAKRLRMSEEDVGQDQVVEPVQMHEDTPTQPSSLQGRPAQTGEGAGDLLQCEEGGHSGKDVVVVGEEEEYHQNGEEGPKPEEEHNGDGSAESPGDGQQLSLDFTQNPQMLTGSWTEYSNLPENYLKGCKWAPDGSCILTNSADNVLRVYNIPPEIYSYNWDLLPEMSPVLRMAEGDTIYDYCWYPKMNSLEPDTCFLASSSRDNPVHVWDAFYGEVRASFRPYNHLDELTAAHSLCFSPDGAQLYCGFDKMVRVFHTERPGRDCEERPTIVKKQGQSGIISCFGFSPCQSVYACGSYSRCAGLYSCQDGTLLALLPTRHHGGLTHLLFSPDGNYLYTGGRKDPEILCWDLREPGRVVFSLKRNVATNQRIYFDLDQSGRYLLSGDTEGVVSVWDTHTAPPDGNEELLQPQLRFQAYWDCTNGVSIHPFMPLLATSSGQRQFPWPGDSEGDSASDTEGSGAVMSQQDTRQDNVLTLWWAGPLSPAAEGSQDQSTTAAEA, translated from the exons ATGTCAGACTCTGCGGGAGGTGGTGAAAGTGGAGGTGGTGCAGGGCAGGACTCCGAAGCAGATAATGAGCCCCCTCAACAGCCTCCACCTTTACTGCCTGGAGGTGCAGGGGAGATCTCAGAGGAAGGGGCTTCGCCATCTGCCAAGAGGCTGAGGATGAGTGAGGAGGATGTGGGGCAGGATCAGGTTGTGGAGCCTGTTCAGATGCATGAAGACACACCAACACAGCCTAGCTCGCTGCAGGGAAGGCCAGCCCAAACAGGAGAAG GAGCAGGAGACCTGCTGCAGTGTGAGGAGGGAGGTCATAGTGGGAAAGATGTAGTAGTCGTcggggaagaagaagaataccATCAAAATGGAGAAGAAGGGCCAAAACCAGAGGAGGAACACAACGGTGATGGATCTGCAGAAAGCCCCGGTGACGGACAACA ACTCAGCTTAGATTTTACCCAGAACCCTCAAATGCTGACTGGTTCCTGGACCGAGTACTCCAACCTGCCGGAGAACTACCTGAAAGGCTGCAAATG GGCTCCTGATGGTTCTTGTATCCTGACAAACAGTGCAGACAATGTCCTCCGAGTGTACAACATCCCTCCAGAGATTTACAGCTACAACTGGGACTTGCTTCCTGAAATG AGTCCAGTGCTGCGGATGGCAGAAGGAGACACCATCTACGACTACTGCTGGTACCCCAAGATGAACTCTTTGGAGCCGGACACATGCTT TCTAGCCAGCAGTAGCCGTGACAACCCCGTCCATGTGTGGGATGCATTTTACGGGGAGGTGCGAGCCAGTTTCCGACCCTACAATCACCTGGACGAGCTGACGGCAGCTCACTCGCTGTGCTTCTCTCCAGATGGCGCGCAGCTCTACTGCGGGTTTGACAAAATGGTCAGGGTCTTCCACACCGAGCGCCCGGGCAGAGACTGTGAGGAGCGACCCACAATAG TGAAAAAGCAAGGCCAGAGTGGCATCATCTCCTGCTTTGGCTTCAGCCCTTGCCAATCTGTTTACGCCTGTGGCTCTTACTCCCGCTGCGCTGGCCTCTACTCCTGCCAGGACGGCACCCTGCTGGCTCTGCTGCCGACCCGTCACCACGGAGGTCTCACCCATCTGCTCTTCTCCCCCGACGGCAACTACCTGTACACCGGTGGCCGCAAG GATCCAGAAATCCTGTGCTGGGACCTAAGAGAGCCGGGAAGAgttgtgttttctcttaaaaGGAACGTGGCCACTAATCAGCGCATCTACTTTGACCTCGATCA ATCTGGCAGGTACCTGCTGAGTGGAGACACAGAGGGAGTGGTGTCAGTATGGGACACCCACACAGCGCCTCCTGATGGTAATGAAGAACTACTGCAGCCTCAGCTTAGGTTCCAGGCGTACTGGGACTGCACCAACGGAGTCAG TATCCATCCCTTCATGCCACTGCTGGCAACATCCAGCGGCCAGCGGCAGTTCCCGTGGCCCGGTGACAGCGAGGGTGACTCGGCCTCTGACACGGAGGGGAGCGGCGCTGTGATGTCACAGCAAGATACCCGGCAGGACAACGTCCTGACCCTGTGGTGGGCAGGACCGCTTAGCCCCGCCGCTGAAGGGAGCCAAGACCAGAGCactacagcagcagaggccTGA
- the wrap53 gene encoding telomerase Cajal body protein 1 isoform X2 has protein sequence MSDSAGGGESGGGAGQDSEADNEPPQQPPPLLPGGAGEISEEGASPSAKRLRMSEEDVGQDQVVEPVQMHEDTPTQPSSLQGRPAQTGEGDLLQCEEGGHSGKDVVVVGEEEEYHQNGEEGPKPEEEHNGDGSAESPGDGQQLSLDFTQNPQMLTGSWTEYSNLPENYLKGCKWAPDGSCILTNSADNVLRVYNIPPEIYSYNWDLLPEMSPVLRMAEGDTIYDYCWYPKMNSLEPDTCFLASSSRDNPVHVWDAFYGEVRASFRPYNHLDELTAAHSLCFSPDGAQLYCGFDKMVRVFHTERPGRDCEERPTIVKKQGQSGIISCFGFSPCQSVYACGSYSRCAGLYSCQDGTLLALLPTRHHGGLTHLLFSPDGNYLYTGGRKDPEILCWDLREPGRVVFSLKRNVATNQRIYFDLDQSGRYLLSGDTEGVVSVWDTHTAPPDGNEELLQPQLRFQAYWDCTNGVSIHPFMPLLATSSGQRQFPWPGDSEGDSASDTEGSGAVMSQQDTRQDNVLTLWWAGPLSPAAEGSQDQSTTAAEA, from the exons ATGTCAGACTCTGCGGGAGGTGGTGAAAGTGGAGGTGGTGCAGGGCAGGACTCCGAAGCAGATAATGAGCCCCCTCAACAGCCTCCACCTTTACTGCCTGGAGGTGCAGGGGAGATCTCAGAGGAAGGGGCTTCGCCATCTGCCAAGAGGCTGAGGATGAGTGAGGAGGATGTGGGGCAGGATCAGGTTGTGGAGCCTGTTCAGATGCATGAAGACACACCAACACAGCCTAGCTCGCTGCAGGGAAGGCCAGCCCAAACAGGAGAAG GAGACCTGCTGCAGTGTGAGGAGGGAGGTCATAGTGGGAAAGATGTAGTAGTCGTcggggaagaagaagaataccATCAAAATGGAGAAGAAGGGCCAAAACCAGAGGAGGAACACAACGGTGATGGATCTGCAGAAAGCCCCGGTGACGGACAACA ACTCAGCTTAGATTTTACCCAGAACCCTCAAATGCTGACTGGTTCCTGGACCGAGTACTCCAACCTGCCGGAGAACTACCTGAAAGGCTGCAAATG GGCTCCTGATGGTTCTTGTATCCTGACAAACAGTGCAGACAATGTCCTCCGAGTGTACAACATCCCTCCAGAGATTTACAGCTACAACTGGGACTTGCTTCCTGAAATG AGTCCAGTGCTGCGGATGGCAGAAGGAGACACCATCTACGACTACTGCTGGTACCCCAAGATGAACTCTTTGGAGCCGGACACATGCTT TCTAGCCAGCAGTAGCCGTGACAACCCCGTCCATGTGTGGGATGCATTTTACGGGGAGGTGCGAGCCAGTTTCCGACCCTACAATCACCTGGACGAGCTGACGGCAGCTCACTCGCTGTGCTTCTCTCCAGATGGCGCGCAGCTCTACTGCGGGTTTGACAAAATGGTCAGGGTCTTCCACACCGAGCGCCCGGGCAGAGACTGTGAGGAGCGACCCACAATAG TGAAAAAGCAAGGCCAGAGTGGCATCATCTCCTGCTTTGGCTTCAGCCCTTGCCAATCTGTTTACGCCTGTGGCTCTTACTCCCGCTGCGCTGGCCTCTACTCCTGCCAGGACGGCACCCTGCTGGCTCTGCTGCCGACCCGTCACCACGGAGGTCTCACCCATCTGCTCTTCTCCCCCGACGGCAACTACCTGTACACCGGTGGCCGCAAG GATCCAGAAATCCTGTGCTGGGACCTAAGAGAGCCGGGAAGAgttgtgttttctcttaaaaGGAACGTGGCCACTAATCAGCGCATCTACTTTGACCTCGATCA ATCTGGCAGGTACCTGCTGAGTGGAGACACAGAGGGAGTGGTGTCAGTATGGGACACCCACACAGCGCCTCCTGATGGTAATGAAGAACTACTGCAGCCTCAGCTTAGGTTCCAGGCGTACTGGGACTGCACCAACGGAGTCAG TATCCATCCCTTCATGCCACTGCTGGCAACATCCAGCGGCCAGCGGCAGTTCCCGTGGCCCGGTGACAGCGAGGGTGACTCGGCCTCTGACACGGAGGGGAGCGGCGCTGTGATGTCACAGCAAGATACCCGGCAGGACAACGTCCTGACCCTGTGGTGGGCAGGACCGCTTAGCCCCGCCGCTGAAGGGAGCCAAGACCAGAGCactacagcagcagaggccTGA